A single genomic interval of Paracoccus contaminans harbors:
- a CDS encoding quinoprotein dehydrogenase-associated SoxYZ-like carrier, translating to MIASRLLLAAAALGLLAGAAPAADNPMRPSPAWDEMRLAVIGTETEPPVDPAILNLEAPMRADNPALVPVRVTQPPGAPPIARLALVIDQNPAPVAAEFTFGPAAAPLDLELRVRVNAYSDVRAIATLNDGRQVMAGRFVKASGGCAAPAGRSGEDARKDIGAMRWKSEPVGTRAMGQLMIRHPNFSGLQRDQVTLLDIPAEFVRTIAVKQGDALLMTMEGGISISENPVFRLAYAPNGQPVTVHAEDTEGRVFDRQFPQGAN from the coding sequence ATGATCGCATCCCGCCTGCTTCTCGCCGCAGCCGCCCTGGGGCTGCTTGCCGGGGCGGCCCCTGCGGCCGACAACCCGATGCGCCCCTCGCCTGCCTGGGACGAGATGCGGCTTGCCGTGATCGGGACGGAAACCGAACCGCCCGTCGATCCTGCCATCCTGAACCTTGAGGCGCCGATGCGGGCCGACAATCCCGCGCTGGTCCCCGTCCGCGTGACCCAGCCGCCCGGCGCGCCTCCGATCGCCCGGCTTGCGCTGGTGATCGACCAGAACCCCGCGCCTGTTGCCGCCGAATTCACCTTCGGCCCTGCCGCCGCGCCGCTGGACCTTGAACTGCGGGTCCGCGTCAACGCCTATTCCGATGTGCGCGCCATCGCCACGCTGAATGATGGACGGCAGGTGATGGCGGGGCGCTTCGTCAAGGCATCGGGCGGCTGCGCGGCGCCCGCCGGCCGCTCGGGCGAGGATGCGCGCAAGGACATCGGCGCGATGCGCTGGAAATCCGAACCCGTGGGAACGCGCGCCATGGGCCAGCTGATGATCCGCCACCCGAATTTTTCGGGGCTGCAGCGCGATCAGGTCACGCTGCTGGACATCCCGGCCGAGTTCGTCCGCACCATCGCCGTCAAGCAGGGCGATGCCCTGCTGATGACAATGGAGGGCGGCATCTCGATTTCTGAAAACCCCGTCTTTCGCCTGGCCTATGCGCCGAACGGCCAGCCCGTCACCGTCCATGCCGAGGATACCGAGGGGCGCGTCTTTGACCGGCAGT
- a CDS encoding quinoprotein relay system zinc metallohydrolase 2 — translation MFVPVLTACLAAAPHDCAPRLLPAGAGADMAACRTAGESAAAAWLAAHPGLTGRGWTCAPLDAAPALALIEIAPGVLVSRGADEPLSPANRGRIANLGVVIGERQVAVIDPGGTREQGEALLAAIRARTGLPIGPVILTHMHPDHIAGAEVFAEAGGEVIADARLPAALARRRAAWMETIPAQIGASAWAGTALIDPARTVADETVIELGGTALTLTPVPAAHTDTDLTVRDSRSGTLFTGDLVFRGLTPVVDASLSGWLAWLAAPAADTAHVVPGHGPVAASLVAATADEGRYLAALRDAVRAALDTGQGLSGAVPAIMAAMAPLAPGWADFEATTARNAAAAWAEMEWE, via the coding sequence ATGTTCGTGCCCGTCCTGACCGCCTGCCTTGCCGCCGCGCCGCATGACTGCGCGCCCCGGCTGCTGCCGGCGGGGGCGGGGGCGGACATGGCCGCCTGCCGCACGGCGGGCGAATCGGCAGCGGCGGCCTGGCTGGCCGCGCATCCCGGCCTGACGGGGCGGGGCTGGACCTGCGCGCCCCTTGACGCCGCCCCGGCGCTGGCGCTGATCGAGATCGCGCCGGGCGTCCTGGTCAGCCGGGGCGCGGATGAGCCGCTGTCGCCGGCCAATCGCGGGCGTATCGCCAATCTCGGCGTGGTCATCGGCGAGCGGCAGGTGGCCGTGATCGACCCAGGTGGCACGCGCGAGCAGGGCGAGGCGCTGCTGGCGGCGATCCGCGCGCGCACCGGCCTGCCGATCGGCCCGGTCATCCTGACCCATATGCACCCCGACCACATCGCGGGCGCCGAGGTCTTTGCCGAGGCGGGGGGCGAGGTGATCGCCGATGCGCGCCTGCCCGCGGCGCTGGCGCGGCGCCGCGCGGCCTGGATGGAAACGATCCCCGCCCAGATCGGCGCATCGGCATGGGCGGGAACGGCGCTGATCGATCCGGCCCGGACCGTCGCGGATGAAACGGTGATCGAGCTGGGCGGGACGGCGCTGACGCTGACCCCGGTGCCGGCCGCGCATACCGATACCGACCTGACGGTGCGCGATTCGCGATCAGGCACGCTGTTCACGGGCGATCTGGTGTTCCGCGGGCTGACACCCGTTGTCGATGCCTCGCTGTCCGGCTGGCTGGCCTGGCTGGCCGCGCCGGCGGCCGATACGGCCCATGTGGTGCCGGGCCACGGGCCGGTGGCGGCATCGCTGGTCGCGGCAACGGCCGATGAGGGCCGCTATCTTGCCGCGCTGCGGGATGCGGTGCGGGCCGCGCTGGACACAGGCCAGGGCCTGTCCGGGGCGGTTCCGGCGATCATGGCGGCGATGGCCCCGCTGGCGCCGGGATGGGCCGATTTCGAGGCGACCACCGCCCGCAATGCCGCCGCTGCTTGGGCCGAGATGGAATGGGAATGA
- the adh gene encoding aldehyde dehydrogenase, which translates to MPNDQTHPFKGVSNMPFAKRYDNFIGGKWVPPVSGRYFQNATPITGMDMGEIARSDEADIGLALDAAHKAADDWGRTSVQERSTILLKIADRMEANLELLATAETWDNGKPIRETMAADVPLAIDHFRYFAGVLRAQEGSLSQIDDNTVAYHFHEPLGVVGQIIPWNFPLLMACWKLAPALAAGNCVVLKPAEQTPASIMVWAELIGDLLPAGVLNIVNGFGLEAGKPLASSDRIAKIAFTGETSTGRLIMQYASQNLIPVTLELGGKSPNVFFADVAREDDDFLDKALEGFTMFALNQGEVCTCPSRVLVQESIYERFMEKAVKRTEAIKQGDPRQADTMIGAQASKEQHDKIRSYLDIGRNEGAEVLTGGGAADLGGELSSGYYIKPTIFRGTNKMRIFQEEIFGPVVSVTTFKDEAEALSIANDTLYGLGAGVWSRDMNTCYRMGRGIKAGRVWVNNYHAYPAHSAFGGYKQSGIGRETHKMMLDHYQQTKNMLVSYSPSKLGFF; encoded by the coding sequence ATGCCCAACGACCAGACCCACCCCTTCAAGGGGGTCAGCAACATGCCCTTTGCCAAACGCTATGACAATTTCATCGGCGGCAAGTGGGTGCCGCCGGTCAGCGGGCGCTATTTCCAGAACGCGACCCCCATCACCGGGATGGACATGGGCGAGATCGCCCGTTCGGACGAGGCGGACATCGGCCTGGCGCTGGACGCCGCGCACAAGGCCGCCGACGACTGGGGCCGGACCAGCGTGCAGGAACGATCGACCATCCTGCTGAAGATCGCCGACCGGATGGAGGCGAACCTCGAACTGCTCGCCACGGCCGAGACATGGGACAACGGCAAGCCGATCCGCGAGACGATGGCCGCCGACGTGCCGCTGGCGATCGACCATTTTCGCTATTTCGCGGGCGTGCTGCGCGCTCAGGAAGGCAGCCTGTCGCAGATCGACGACAACACCGTCGCCTATCACTTCCACGAGCCGCTGGGCGTCGTCGGGCAGATCATCCCGTGGAACTTTCCGCTGCTGATGGCCTGCTGGAAGCTGGCCCCGGCGCTGGCGGCGGGCAACTGCGTGGTGCTGAAACCAGCCGAACAGACACCGGCCTCGATCATGGTCTGGGCCGAGCTGATCGGCGATCTGCTGCCGGCGGGCGTTCTGAACATCGTCAACGGCTTCGGACTCGAGGCAGGCAAGCCGCTGGCGTCCTCGGACCGGATCGCCAAGATCGCCTTTACCGGCGAGACGTCGACGGGGCGGCTGATCATGCAGTATGCCTCGCAGAACCTGATCCCCGTGACGCTGGAACTGGGCGGCAAGTCGCCCAACGTGTTCTTTGCCGACGTGGCGCGCGAGGATGACGATTTCCTCGACAAGGCGCTGGAAGGCTTCACCATGTTCGCGCTGAACCAGGGCGAGGTCTGCACCTGTCCCTCGCGCGTGCTGGTGCAGGAATCGATCTATGAGCGGTTCATGGAAAAGGCGGTCAAGCGGACCGAGGCGATCAAGCAGGGCGACCCCCGCCAGGCCGACACCATGATCGGCGCGCAGGCCAGCAAGGAACAGCACGACAAGATCCGTTCCTATCTGGACATCGGCCGGAACGAGGGTGCCGAGGTGCTGACCGGGGGCGGGGCTGCCGACCTGGGGGGCGAGCTGTCGTCGGGCTATTACATCAAGCCGACGATCTTCCGCGGCACCAACAAGATGCGCATCTTCCAGGAGGAGATCTTCGGCCCCGTGGTGTCGGTCACGACCTTCAAGGACGAGGCCGAGGCCCTGTCGATCGCCAATGACACGCTGTATGGTCTGGGCGCGGGCGTGTGGAGCCGCGACATGAACACCTGCTACCGGATGGGCCGCGGGATCAAGGCGGGCCGCGTGTGGGTGAACAACTATCACGCTTATCCCGCGCATTCGGCCTTTGGCGGCTACAAGCAGTCGGGCATCGGGCGCGAGACGCACAAGATGATGCTGGACCACTATCAGCAGACCAAGAACATGCTGGTCAGCTATTCTCCGTCCAAGCTGGGCTTTTTCTAA